Proteins from a genomic interval of Amycolatopsis sp. cg13:
- a CDS encoding GNAT family N-acetyltransferase yields the protein MSDYVVRQITDAESRETFNLLVRSLHGNPPSDERWAKVGDSWTADGRTGAFHDGEAIGIASSFATTLTVPGGAAVPMGAVDGVGVRADWTRRGVLTAMMDRQLHDFVQRGHVVAALHASEALIYGRFGYGVATRMATLQIKQPAPLRENVDLPGRVRLLATDEAIATIPSLYQRIDTHRPGMIARPELWWPIAFNWHLHPDGGNHRVAVHTGLNGDDGFAVFHVVPQNSYLDPERGAALEVHELHAATPEALAGLWRFLLSVDLIEVVHARNRPVDDPVGLLLVDPRRVHTIGLDDELWLRLIDVPAALAARTYGSPEPVVLEVNDRMLPDNRGRYRVSSSGVERTEAEADLRLDVDTLAMLYLGAWEAGPLALSGRIAGASAETLARVDALFRTGTQPWTGTHF from the coding sequence ATGAGCGACTACGTGGTACGCCAGATCACCGACGCCGAAAGCCGCGAGACCTTCAACCTTCTGGTGCGTTCCCTGCACGGAAACCCGCCCTCGGACGAGCGCTGGGCGAAGGTCGGCGACTCCTGGACGGCGGACGGCCGGACCGGAGCGTTCCACGACGGCGAAGCCATCGGCATCGCCAGCTCGTTCGCCACCACGCTCACCGTCCCCGGGGGCGCCGCGGTGCCGATGGGCGCGGTCGACGGCGTCGGCGTCCGGGCGGACTGGACCCGCCGCGGCGTGCTCACCGCGATGATGGACCGGCAACTGCACGACTTCGTGCAGCGCGGCCACGTCGTCGCCGCGCTGCACGCGAGCGAAGCGCTGATCTACGGCCGCTTCGGCTACGGCGTCGCGACCCGCATGGCCACCCTGCAGATCAAGCAACCCGCCCCATTGCGCGAAAACGTCGACCTCCCCGGCCGGGTCCGGCTGCTCGCCACCGACGAGGCGATCGCGACGATTCCCTCGCTGTACCAACGAATCGACACCCACCGCCCCGGCATGATCGCCCGCCCGGAACTCTGGTGGCCGATCGCGTTCAACTGGCACCTCCATCCGGACGGCGGCAACCACCGCGTCGCTGTCCACACTGGACTGAACGGCGACGACGGCTTCGCGGTGTTCCACGTCGTGCCGCAGAACAGCTACCTCGACCCGGAGCGCGGCGCGGCGCTCGAAGTCCACGAGCTGCACGCGGCGACCCCGGAAGCGCTGGCCGGGCTGTGGCGGTTCCTGCTGTCGGTCGACCTGATCGAGGTCGTGCACGCGCGCAACCGTCCGGTGGACGATCCGGTGGGTCTGCTGCTCGTCGACCCGCGCCGGGTGCACACGATCGGCCTCGACGACGAACTGTGGCTGCGGTTGATCGACGTTCCCGCAGCACTCGCCGCGCGCACGTACGGCTCGCCGGAACCGGTGGTGCTGGAGGTGAACGACCGGATGCTGCCGGACAACCGCGGCCGCTACCGGGTCAGCAGCAGCGGGGTCGAGCGCACGGAGGCCGAGGCGGATCTGCGGCTCGACGTCGACACCTTGGCGATGCTGTACCTCGGCGCGTGGGAAGCCGGTCCGCTCGCTCTGTCGGGCCGGATCGCCGGTGCGAGCGCGGAAACGCTGGCCCGCGTGGACGCGCTGTTCCGGACCGGGACGCAGCCCTGGACCGGCACGCACTTCTGA
- a CDS encoding diacylglycerol kinase family protein, with translation MGLNAALAVHPASGRGAAARIAEAVAARLRPAVDRLDLLTATSVEDSRALMRSSHAEGLDVLIVLGGDGAAHQGVQFCADHGVALGLVPSGTGNDFARALGIPADPRAATDALARALQAGHRRRVDLGRAGGTWFSTVLCAGFDAAVNARANAMRWPAGPRRYDLAILAELAAFRPSPIVVHTDHGVLSGDTSLIAVGNTPYYGGGIPICPDATPDDGLFDVTVIGAPGRARLLRMLPQLRTGEHVHKPSVETFRTRTLRVEAPGWPVYADGEDQGQTPVEAVCVPSALTVVAPAP, from the coding sequence GTGGGCCTGAACGCAGCACTGGCAGTGCACCCGGCCTCCGGGCGCGGCGCGGCCGCCCGCATCGCCGAAGCGGTCGCGGCACGGCTCCGGCCCGCCGTCGACCGGCTCGACCTCCTCACCGCCACCAGCGTCGAGGATTCCCGCGCGCTGATGCGGTCCTCGCACGCCGAAGGCCTCGACGTGCTGATCGTCCTCGGCGGCGACGGCGCGGCCCACCAAGGCGTCCAGTTCTGCGCCGACCACGGCGTCGCGCTCGGCCTCGTCCCCTCCGGCACCGGCAACGACTTCGCCCGCGCCCTCGGCATCCCCGCCGACCCGCGCGCCGCCACCGACGCCCTCGCCAGGGCTTTGCAGGCCGGGCACCGCCGCCGCGTCGACCTCGGCCGCGCCGGCGGCACCTGGTTCTCCACCGTGCTCTGCGCCGGATTCGACGCCGCCGTCAACGCCCGCGCGAACGCGATGCGCTGGCCCGCCGGCCCCCGCCGCTACGACCTGGCCATCCTCGCCGAACTCGCCGCGTTCCGGCCCAGCCCGATCGTCGTGCACACCGACCACGGCGTCCTCTCCGGCGACACGAGCCTCATCGCCGTCGGCAACACCCCGTACTACGGCGGCGGCATCCCGATCTGCCCCGACGCCACCCCCGACGACGGGCTCTTCGACGTCACCGTCATCGGAGCCCCCGGCCGCGCCCGCCTCCTGCGGATGCTCCCGCAGCTGCGCACCGGCGAACACGTGCACAAGCCCAGCGTCGAAACCTTCCGCACCCGCACCCTCCGCGTAGAAGCACCCGGCTGGCCCGTCTACGCCGACGGCGAAGACCAAGGCCAGACACCGGTCGAAGCGGTCTGCGTGCCCTCCGCGCTCACGGTCGTCGCCCCCGCGCCGTGA
- a CDS encoding helix-turn-helix transcriptional regulator, with protein MSTARAERLVNLVLALLSTRQYLTAERIRGLVPGYAEAASDDAFFRTFERDKTELRELGIPLETGRNSVFDPVEGYRIARRDYELGEIDLAPDEAAAVGLAVRLWDSPELTGQAQGALVKLRAAGVEVDDQAPTVIEPRVRAEPAFAPMLAAVQAGQAVRFEYRRSGSPERRIRTLEPWGVVSWRARWYVVGHDRDRDATRCFRLSRVTGKVVPIGKPGAVSRPEGVNLMQLVSVTGGSEDPAPVTTARLWIADGRAAGVRRRGDVVGREIVAGEEGDVIEIGLYFPESAADWIAAQGPDVLVLEPDVLAKSVQHRHEAVLARTGQGSVR; from the coding sequence GTGTCCACCGCACGCGCCGAACGGCTGGTCAACCTTGTGCTGGCCCTGCTCTCCACCCGGCAGTACCTCACCGCGGAGCGGATCCGCGGGCTCGTTCCTGGGTACGCCGAGGCGGCCAGTGACGACGCCTTTTTTCGCACGTTCGAGCGGGACAAGACCGAGTTGCGGGAGCTGGGGATTCCGCTCGAGACGGGACGCAACTCCGTCTTCGACCCGGTCGAGGGGTATCGGATCGCTCGGCGCGACTACGAGCTCGGCGAGATCGACCTTGCGCCGGACGAGGCCGCGGCGGTGGGGCTGGCGGTTCGGCTTTGGGATTCGCCGGAGCTGACCGGGCAGGCTCAAGGGGCGCTGGTGAAGCTGCGGGCGGCTGGGGTTGAGGTCGACGACCAGGCGCCGACCGTGATCGAGCCTCGGGTGCGGGCGGAGCCGGCGTTCGCGCCCATGCTCGCCGCTGTGCAGGCTGGGCAGGCGGTTCGGTTCGAGTATCGGCGCAGCGGGTCGCCGGAGCGGCGGATTCGCACGCTCGAGCCGTGGGGCGTGGTGTCGTGGCGGGCTCGTTGGTATGTCGTCGGGCATGACCGGGATCGCGACGCGACTCGGTGTTTTCGGCTCTCCCGCGTCACGGGGAAGGTTGTCCCGATCGGGAAACCGGGTGCGGTCAGCAGGCCCGAGGGTGTCAATTTGATGCAGCTGGTCTCGGTGACGGGTGGCAGTGAGGATCCTGCTCCCGTGACGACTGCGCGGTTGTGGATCGCGGACGGGCGGGCCGCGGGGGTGCGCCGTCGCGGGGACGTGGTGGGGCGCGAGATCGTCGCGGGCGAGGAAGGCGACGTGATCGAGATCGGGCTGTACTTCCCGGAATCGGCCGCCGACTGGATCGCCGCGCAGGGGCCGGACGTGCTCGTCCTCGAACCGGACGTGCTGGCCAAGTCCGTCCAGCACCGGCATGAAGCCGTGCTCGCCCGCACGGGACAGGGGAGCGTGCGATGA
- a CDS encoding DUF4333 domain-containing protein gives MSTPYGGNDPRQQPQYGQQPYGQDPQYGQQPGGAYPQSGPQQQPYPPQQYGQQPYGQDPQYGQQPGGYPQQQQPQQPQWGQQPPPYGQQPQQPQQPYGQQQYGEPQQQQYGGQQPGQYDYGQPGGAAPESSGGSKKGLFIGIGALVVVVAVVAILGFVAPGFFKTQVFNNNQMQTDVAKMLTDTYKIQGVSGVTCPAEQKVEDGAKFECTATVNGKPQQVPITVKGTDGNYEVSPPAAK, from the coding sequence ATGAGCACGCCGTATGGCGGCAACGACCCGCGGCAGCAGCCCCAGTACGGGCAACAGCCCTACGGCCAGGACCCGCAATACGGGCAGCAGCCGGGCGGCGCGTACCCGCAGAGCGGGCCGCAGCAGCAGCCGTACCCGCCCCAGCAGTACGGGCAGCAGCCCTACGGTCAAGACCCGCAGTACGGCCAGCAGCCCGGCGGCTACCCCCAACAGCAGCAGCCCCAGCAACCCCAGTGGGGCCAGCAGCCGCCGCCGTACGGGCAGCAGCCGCAACAGCCGCAACAGCCCTATGGCCAGCAGCAGTACGGCGAACCGCAGCAACAGCAGTACGGCGGCCAGCAGCCCGGCCAGTACGACTACGGCCAGCCCGGCGGAGCCGCGCCGGAATCCTCGGGCGGGTCGAAGAAGGGCCTGTTCATCGGGATCGGTGCGCTCGTCGTCGTGGTGGCCGTCGTGGCGATCCTCGGCTTCGTCGCGCCCGGCTTCTTCAAGACCCAGGTCTTCAACAACAACCAGATGCAGACCGACGTCGCGAAGATGCTCACCGACACCTACAAGATCCAGGGAGTCAGCGGAGTCACCTGCCCGGCCGAGCAGAAGGTGGAGGACGGCGCGAAATTCGAATGCACCGCCACCGTCAACGGCAAACCCCAGCAGGTGCCGATCACCGTCAAGGGCACCGACGGCAACTACGAGGTCTCGCCGCCCGCCGCCAAGTGA
- the tatA gene encoding Sec-independent protein translocase subunit TatA — MNALQPWHIIVLVLVVVLLFGAKRLPDAARSIGKSMKIFKAETKDLTGEQKAEAEAESADTRHIAAPAPAQTAQDKQVADLQRQLDELKKQQAAAPADQPQKNAS, encoded by the coding sequence ATGAACGCGCTGCAGCCGTGGCACATCATCGTTCTGGTGCTCGTGGTGGTTCTGCTGTTCGGAGCGAAGCGGCTCCCGGACGCGGCCCGGTCCATCGGCAAGTCCATGAAGATCTTCAAGGCCGAGACCAAGGACCTGACCGGCGAGCAGAAGGCCGAAGCCGAGGCCGAATCCGCCGACACCCGGCACATCGCCGCCCCCGCGCCCGCGCAGACCGCGCAGGACAAGCAGGTCGCCGACCTCCAGCGCCAGCTCGACGAACTGAAGAAGCAGCAGGCGGCCGCCCCGGCCGACCAGCCGCAGAAGAACGCGAGCTGA
- a CDS encoding 5'-3' exonuclease H3TH domain-containing protein: MTGPLALLDSASLYFRSFYALPDSMTAPDGTPVNAVRGFTDTIARILTDRRPSRLVACLDADWRPKFRTDLLPSYKAHRVAEAGDGGADVEEVPDTLTPQVPIILEVLEAFGFAVAEAAGYEADDVIGALATREKDAPVEVITGDRDLFQLVREEPTPTSVVYVGKGWAKAEVLGQREIAEKYGVPVEQAGPAYADMAALRGDPSDGLPGVAGIGEKTAAKLITQFGSLEELVAASSAGDSRVPLKTRLRLSDAADYLAVAPTVVRVAVDAPVEQSGPDAVPTAPADPERVAELAERWNLGRSVERLLAALPGA; the protein is encoded by the coding sequence GTGACCGGACCACTCGCTCTCCTCGATTCCGCGAGCCTCTACTTCCGCTCGTTCTACGCGCTGCCCGATTCGATGACCGCGCCCGACGGGACGCCGGTCAACGCCGTGCGCGGGTTCACCGACACGATCGCGCGCATCCTGACCGACCGCCGTCCGTCGCGGCTGGTCGCCTGTCTCGACGCGGACTGGCGGCCGAAGTTCCGCACCGATCTGCTGCCGAGCTACAAGGCGCACCGGGTCGCCGAGGCCGGGGACGGCGGGGCGGACGTCGAGGAGGTGCCCGACACGCTGACCCCGCAGGTGCCGATCATCCTGGAAGTGCTGGAGGCGTTCGGGTTCGCCGTCGCGGAGGCGGCCGGATACGAGGCGGACGACGTCATCGGCGCCCTCGCGACCCGGGAGAAGGACGCTCCGGTCGAGGTGATCACCGGTGACCGCGACCTGTTCCAGTTGGTGCGCGAGGAGCCGACGCCGACGTCGGTCGTGTACGTCGGCAAGGGCTGGGCGAAGGCGGAAGTGCTGGGGCAGCGGGAAATCGCCGAGAAGTACGGCGTTCCGGTCGAACAGGCCGGGCCCGCTTACGCCGACATGGCCGCCCTGCGCGGCGACCCGTCGGACGGGCTGCCCGGGGTGGCCGGGATCGGCGAGAAGACCGCGGCGAAGCTGATCACCCAGTTCGGGTCGCTGGAGGAACTCGTCGCCGCGTCCTCGGCCGGGGATTCGCGGGTGCCGTTGAAGACCCGGCTGCGGCTCTCCGACGCCGCGGACTACCTCGCCGTCGCGCCGACGGTGGTGCGGGTCGCGGTGGACGCGCCGGTCGAGCAGTCCGGGCCGGACGCGGTGCCGACCGCGCCCGCCGATCCGGAGCGGGTGGCAGAGCTGGCCGAGCGCTGGAATTTGGGCCGTTCAGTGGAGCGGTTGCTGGCGGCGCTGCCGGGAGCCTGA
- a CDS encoding DUF4333 domain-containing protein yields the protein MRAVPVLLSCGLGMLAASGCDSGTPPPPVHTVTVTPNSPAEPGVASSSAPSSSEAMRVFDSRVMASAVTRLLTTDYKMTNVGTVSCPDRQPVADGSRFQCTVDIAGATKHVPITVTGADGKYRVDPPQ from the coding sequence ATGCGCGCCGTGCCGGTGCTGTTGTCGTGCGGCTTGGGAATGCTCGCCGCCTCGGGCTGCGACAGCGGGACGCCCCCGCCTCCGGTCCACACCGTCACCGTCACGCCGAACAGCCCCGCGGAGCCGGGCGTCGCGTCGTCGTCGGCACCCAGCTCGTCGGAAGCGATGCGGGTGTTCGATTCCCGGGTGATGGCCTCGGCCGTCACCCGGCTCCTCACCACCGACTACAAGATGACGAACGTCGGCACGGTGTCCTGCCCCGACCGGCAGCCCGTCGCCGACGGCTCGCGGTTCCAGTGCACTGTGGACATCGCGGGCGCGACGAAACACGTCCCCATCACGGTGACCGGCGCGGACGGCAAGTACCGCGTCGACCCTCCGCAGTAG
- the tatC gene encoding twin-arginine translocase subunit TatC — MAEAANGNGSRSSKRSRRSRRKNPDGTMTLIEHIYEFRRRLGWAVVFIVVGAIFGFIWFEQRLGPIPSLGDIMTHPYCAIPASQRFAGDQPGCRLLQTVPFEAFMIRLKVGVAAGAVLLSPAWLYQIWAFIAPGLYAKERRYAMIFVSFASVLFAAGAVLAYLLVPHALALLAGFGQDQFVTALTADKYISFILSLLVIFGVSFELPLLVVMLNRVGVLKYQQLKRWRRGLVFALFVFAAFATPGSDPFSMLGLAGALTLLFELSIQIARFHDRKLDRGRHDEGWDQLADDEAAPFNYTPSTADGEEPTAQSPSTGRSNSTDDIT, encoded by the coding sequence GTGGCGGAAGCCGCCAACGGCAACGGAAGCCGGTCCAGCAAGCGGAGCCGGCGCAGCCGTCGGAAAAACCCCGACGGCACGATGACGCTCATCGAGCACATCTACGAGTTCCGCCGCCGCCTCGGCTGGGCGGTCGTCTTCATCGTCGTCGGCGCGATCTTCGGGTTCATCTGGTTCGAGCAGCGGCTCGGCCCGATCCCGTCGCTCGGCGACATCATGACGCACCCGTACTGCGCCATCCCGGCCTCGCAGCGCTTCGCCGGCGACCAGCCCGGCTGCCGCCTGCTGCAGACCGTTCCGTTCGAAGCGTTCATGATCCGCCTCAAGGTCGGCGTCGCGGCGGGCGCGGTCCTGCTCTCGCCCGCCTGGCTCTACCAGATCTGGGCGTTCATCGCCCCCGGCCTCTACGCCAAAGAGCGCCGCTACGCGATGATCTTCGTCAGCTTCGCCTCGGTGCTCTTCGCCGCCGGCGCGGTGCTGGCCTACCTGCTCGTCCCGCACGCACTGGCGCTGCTCGCCGGCTTCGGCCAGGACCAGTTCGTCACCGCGCTCACCGCGGACAAGTACATCTCCTTCATCCTGTCGCTGCTGGTGATCTTCGGCGTCAGTTTCGAGCTCCCGCTGCTCGTGGTGATGCTCAACCGCGTCGGCGTGCTCAAGTACCAGCAGCTCAAGCGGTGGCGCCGCGGCCTCGTGTTCGCGCTGTTCGTGTTCGCCGCGTTCGCCACCCCCGGCTCGGACCCGTTCTCGATGCTCGGCCTCGCCGGCGCGCTCACCCTGCTGTTCGAGCTGTCGATCCAGATCGCCCGCTTCCACGACCGCAAGCTCGACCGCGGCCGCCACGACGAGGGCTGGGACCAGCTCGCCGACGACGAGGCCGCGCCGTTCAACTACACCCCGAGCACCGCCGACGGCGAAGAGCCCACCGCGCAGAGCCCGTCGACCGGCCGCTCGAACTCGACCGACGACATCACCTGA
- a CDS encoding Lrp/AsnC family transcriptional regulator, with protein MSGPLEPLDQAIVQELAADGRRSFTDLAERVGLSVSAVHQRVRRLEQRGVILGYTARLDGEQIGLPLTALISLTPNDPAAPDDYPQRIQHITEIESCYSVAGDESYILLVRVASPLGLEDLLRRIREAAKVSTRTTVVLSTPFEGRSPTL; from the coding sequence ATGAGCGGCCCGCTGGAACCGCTCGACCAGGCGATCGTGCAGGAGCTGGCCGCCGACGGGCGGCGCAGCTTCACCGATCTCGCCGAACGGGTCGGGCTGTCGGTGTCGGCGGTGCACCAGCGGGTGCGCCGCCTCGAACAGCGCGGCGTCATCCTCGGCTACACCGCCCGGCTCGACGGCGAGCAGATCGGCCTCCCGCTCACCGCGCTGATCTCGCTCACCCCGAACGACCCGGCCGCCCCCGACGACTACCCGCAGCGGATCCAGCACATCACCGAGATCGAGTCCTGCTACTCCGTGGCGGGCGACGAGTCCTACATCCTGCTGGTGCGGGTCGCGTCGCCGCTCGGTCTCGAAGACCTGCTCCGGCGGATCCGCGAGGCGGCGAAGGTGTCCACCCGGACGACGGTCGTGCTGTCCACGCCGTTCGAGGGACGGTCGCCGACGCTGTGA
- a CDS encoding M24 family metallopeptidase — MSSRSLNTPAPDAAALRARLDRAAKAAAAADTDALLVAPGSDLRYLLGQAGGSFERLTTLVVPADGAPALVVPKLEAPGYAGVPTDELGVEVLTWVDGDDPYRLVADRLGKPGRIAVSDFTPALHVLSLRAAFGDAEQTLAGPIVRELRMRKDAAEIDALRKAGAAIDRVHARMGEWLRAGRTEAEVGADITAAIVEEGHTHADFVIVGSGPNGASPHHDVSERVIERGDVVVIDIGGPVPEGYNSDSTRTYSIGEPRDADVAETYAVLQRAQQAAVDAVRPGATAESIDKAARDVIDAAGFGEYFIHRTGHGIGLDVHEEPYIIAGNALPLEAGMAFSVEPGIYQPGRWGARIEDIVLVTDSGVEPVNTRPHELVVLDA; from the coding sequence ATGTCGAGCCGATCCCTCAACACTCCCGCTCCCGACGCCGCCGCGCTCCGCGCCCGTCTCGACCGCGCCGCGAAAGCGGCCGCCGCCGCCGACACCGACGCGCTGCTCGTCGCGCCCGGGTCCGACCTGCGGTACCTGCTCGGCCAGGCCGGCGGTTCCTTCGAGCGGCTGACCACTCTCGTCGTCCCCGCCGACGGCGCCCCCGCGCTCGTCGTGCCGAAGCTCGAGGCCCCCGGCTACGCGGGCGTGCCCACCGACGAACTCGGCGTCGAGGTGCTCACCTGGGTCGACGGCGACGACCCCTACCGGCTCGTCGCCGACCGGCTCGGCAAGCCCGGCCGGATCGCGGTCAGCGACTTCACCCCGGCGCTGCACGTGCTGTCCCTGCGCGCCGCGTTCGGCGACGCCGAGCAGACGCTGGCCGGCCCGATCGTGCGCGAACTGCGGATGCGCAAGGACGCCGCCGAGATCGACGCCCTGCGCAAGGCGGGCGCGGCGATCGACCGCGTCCACGCGCGGATGGGCGAGTGGCTGCGCGCCGGCCGCACCGAGGCCGAGGTCGGCGCGGACATCACCGCCGCCATCGTCGAAGAGGGCCACACGCACGCCGACTTCGTCATCGTCGGCTCCGGTCCCAACGGCGCCAGCCCGCACCACGACGTGTCCGAGCGCGTCATCGAACGCGGCGACGTCGTCGTGATCGACATCGGCGGACCGGTGCCCGAGGGCTACAACTCCGACTCCACCCGCACCTACTCGATCGGCGAGCCCCGCGACGCCGACGTCGCCGAGACCTACGCCGTGCTGCAGCGCGCGCAGCAGGCCGCCGTCGACGCGGTCCGCCCCGGCGCCACCGCCGAGAGCATCGACAAGGCCGCGCGCGACGTCATCGACGCCGCCGGGTTCGGCGAGTACTTCATCCACCGCACCGGCCACGGCATCGGTCTCGACGTGCACGAGGAGCCCTACATCATCGCGGGCAACGCGCTGCCGCTCGAGGCGGGCATGGCCTTCAGCGTCGAGCCGGGCATCTACCAGCCCGGCCGCTGGGGCGCGCGGATCGAGGACATCGTGCTCGTCACCGACTCGGGCGTCGAGCCAGTGAACACGCGGCCGCACGAACTGGTCGTGCTGGACGCATGA
- a CDS encoding GNAT family N-acetyltransferase: protein MSDRTVRILRPDEQRGAWDLFRAALHVQPGTDEDWDRVSKAYQAERSWGVFEPDLIGTARSFDAEMVVPGGARLPLAAVTGVGVRAGRTRRGVLSALQAAQLADLAERGAALSLLYASEGAIYGRYGYGVATLAKRVVVDRHRAQLRPDVPAGGEVTVLGVDEAAPKWPELYAATAMGRVGAMTRSEVYWPAYEASLRRRAKLLQTAVHRGPDGDDGFLTYYVEEDANEHAKLNVMAFHYANPAAFAGLWRFLLSVDLVDEIVLAMRPLDEPHALLFADPRMAKTESTDDECWLRLVDVHAALAARTYGPAEPVVIEVFDRSLPGNDGRYRIGPDGASRTDAEPALRLSADTLAMLYFGTWRASALAGTGRIEVLDPAAPEAADVLFGTRESVWCGTFF from the coding sequence ATGAGCGACCGCACCGTCCGCATCCTCCGTCCCGACGAGCAGCGCGGGGCCTGGGACCTGTTCCGGGCCGCACTGCACGTCCAGCCCGGCACCGACGAGGACTGGGACCGCGTCTCCAAGGCGTACCAGGCCGAGCGCAGCTGGGGCGTTTTCGAACCGGACCTGATCGGCACCGCCCGGTCCTTCGACGCGGAAATGGTCGTCCCCGGCGGCGCGCGGCTCCCGCTCGCCGCGGTCACCGGCGTCGGCGTCCGGGCCGGACGGACCCGGCGCGGCGTGCTCAGCGCGCTGCAGGCCGCGCAACTGGCGGACCTCGCCGAACGAGGCGCCGCGCTTTCCCTGCTGTACGCGTCGGAAGGCGCGATCTACGGCCGCTACGGCTACGGAGTCGCGACCCTCGCCAAACGGGTCGTGGTCGACCGGCACCGCGCGCAGCTGCGCCCGGACGTGCCGGCCGGGGGAGAGGTCACCGTCCTCGGCGTCGACGAGGCCGCGCCGAAGTGGCCGGAACTGTATGCCGCGACCGCGATGGGCCGCGTCGGCGCGATGACCCGGTCCGAGGTCTACTGGCCGGCGTACGAGGCATCGCTGCGTCGCCGCGCGAAGCTGCTTCAGACCGCAGTGCACCGCGGCCCCGACGGAGACGACGGGTTCCTGACCTACTACGTCGAGGAAGACGCCAACGAGCACGCCAAACTGAACGTGATGGCGTTCCACTACGCCAACCCGGCCGCGTTCGCCGGACTCTGGCGGTTTCTGCTGTCGGTCGACCTGGTCGACGAGATCGTCCTCGCGATGCGCCCGCTCGACGAACCGCACGCGCTGCTGTTCGCCGACCCCCGGATGGCGAAAACCGAAAGCACCGACGACGAATGCTGGCTCCGGCTGGTCGACGTGCACGCCGCGCTCGCCGCCCGCACCTACGGCCCGGCCGAACCCGTTGTCATCGAGGTATTCGACCGGTCGCTGCCCGGCAACGACGGCCGCTACCGCATCGGGCCGGACGGAGCCTCGCGCACGGACGCGGAACCCGCGCTGCGGCTCTCCGCGGACACGCTCGCGATGCTGTACTTCGGCACGTGGCGCGCGTCCGCGCTCGCCGGCACCGGCCGGATCGAGGTGCTCGACCCGGCCGCGCCCGAGGCCGCCGACGTTCTCTTCGGCACGCGCGAATCAGTGTGGTGCGGTACGTTCTTCTGA
- a CDS encoding bacteriophage holin, translated as MPYLPVYVLLAAGLLVLALLLVRTAGVLRRFRRTMSMVSADTHDRTGLVRARSAALRVAVAERRPAAGNK; from the coding sequence GTGCCGTACCTGCCCGTCTATGTGCTGCTCGCGGCCGGCCTGCTCGTCCTGGCCCTGCTGCTGGTACGGACCGCCGGAGTCTTGCGCCGCTTCCGCCGCACCATGAGCATGGTAAGTGCGGACACCCACGACCGGACCGGACTCGTCCGGGCCCGGTCCGCGGCACTCCGTGTGGCCGTGGCCGAACGCCGCCCGGCGGCCGGCAACAAGTAA
- a CDS encoding helix-turn-helix transcriptional regulator: MSASGERMPRLLALVPYLLARPGIRIDEAAQDFDVTPRQLRKDLELLWMCGLPGYGPGDLIDLSFEGDTIVVTHDAGMSRPLRLTGGEATAMLVALRALAETPGVADGDAVRRAIAKIEDAAGQARPAGVVVGGGVREGARAARTRETVAGALQDGRALRMRYYTASRDQITERTVDPMRLVIVQGVGYLEAWCRRVEGVRLFRLDRVDALTVLDEPAAPPAHARPTDLSDGVFSARPDQRVAHLVLDPDARWVAEYYPCEELDELDGGCLRIAMRYSDEPWMVRLVLSLGGEAQVESPATLAEAVGRRAADAVARARHLSSISDR; the protein is encoded by the coding sequence ATGAGCGCTTCCGGCGAACGGATGCCGAGACTGCTCGCGCTCGTGCCGTACCTGCTGGCCCGCCCGGGCATCCGGATCGACGAGGCCGCCCAGGACTTCGACGTCACCCCGCGCCAGCTGCGCAAAGACCTCGAACTGCTCTGGATGTGCGGCCTGCCCGGCTACGGGCCCGGCGACCTCATCGACCTGTCCTTCGAAGGCGACACCATCGTCGTCACCCACGACGCCGGGATGAGCCGCCCGCTGCGCCTCACCGGCGGCGAGGCCACCGCGATGCTGGTCGCGCTGCGCGCGCTCGCCGAAACCCCGGGCGTGGCCGACGGCGACGCGGTCCGCCGCGCCATCGCCAAAATCGAGGACGCCGCCGGCCAAGCCCGCCCGGCCGGAGTCGTCGTCGGGGGAGGAGTGCGCGAAGGAGCCCGTGCCGCCCGCACCCGCGAGACCGTGGCCGGCGCGCTGCAAGACGGCCGCGCGCTGCGGATGCGCTACTACACCGCCTCGCGCGACCAGATCACCGAACGCACCGTCGACCCGATGCGGCTCGTCATCGTCCAAGGCGTCGGCTATCTCGAAGCGTGGTGCCGGCGCGTCGAAGGCGTCCGGTTGTTCCGCCTCGACCGGGTGGACGCGCTCACCGTATTGGACGAACCCGCAGCTCCGCCCGCCCACGCGCGGCCCACCGACCTGTCCGACGGCGTCTTCTCCGCCCGTCCCGATCAGCGGGTCGCCCATCTGGTCCTGGACCCCGACGCCCGCTGGGTCGCCGAGTACTACCCCTGCGAGGAACTCGACGAACTCGACGGCGGGTGCCTGCGCATCGCGATGCGCTACAGCGACGAGCCCTGGATGGTCCGGCTCGTGCTCAGCCTCGGCGGGGAAGCCCAGGTGGAGAGCCCCGCCACACTCGCCGAGGCAGTCGGTCGCCGAGCGGCCGACGCCGTGGCGCGTGCCCGTCATCTCTCGTCCATCTCCGACCGATAA